A stretch of Paenibacillus peoriae DNA encodes these proteins:
- a CDS encoding acyltransferase, translated as MSQKERISEVALLRGLAFAAVVLQHSVAHYAVAQGARVQDGVLMTLLLLCSKFAVPVFVFITGMVLFYNYDGALKYGTFLRKRFLDIIVPYIIWSLLYELGNQLAQSGGYIHPLDFFQKLLNGKSSYHLWYIVMIIQCYVLFPVFRYAVRRLSALLPSTWRPAALAVFGVLYILLMFAVGPVYQAMDKLQLPVITSWFTLYADRNVIYFFFYFVLGAAAGMNVKRWNAWVTKAQMIYWPLFIVITGYLLYEMIGQFQTPQGTVLSFNYLSLLRPVMAVYCVASIFVAYRVATWIAHKGGRAASMLTAIGTLSYGAYLMHAFMLRVTYYFDETLFADWSHVLRMLASFVLCMIFSVAGTWLLARLPLGKWIVGLRVRPRPTGSPPAVQKQA; from the coding sequence ATGAGTCAAAAAGAGAGAATTTCCGAAGTCGCTTTGCTGAGAGGGCTGGCTTTTGCGGCCGTTGTTCTTCAGCATTCCGTCGCACACTATGCGGTTGCGCAGGGGGCGCGCGTCCAGGACGGGGTATTGATGACACTTTTACTGCTGTGTTCCAAATTTGCAGTTCCTGTGTTTGTATTTATCACTGGAATGGTGCTATTTTACAATTATGATGGAGCCTTAAAGTACGGAACGTTTTTACGTAAAAGATTCCTGGACATCATCGTTCCTTATATCATATGGTCTCTTTTATACGAATTGGGAAATCAGCTTGCTCAAAGTGGAGGATATATTCACCCGCTGGATTTTTTCCAGAAGCTGTTGAACGGGAAAAGTAGCTATCATCTGTGGTACATCGTAATGATTATTCAATGTTATGTGTTATTTCCTGTGTTTCGTTATGCTGTCCGTCGTTTGTCTGCGCTACTGCCATCAACATGGCGACCCGCTGCATTGGCTGTATTCGGCGTGCTATATATTTTGCTCATGTTCGCCGTTGGACCCGTATACCAAGCGATGGATAAGCTCCAGCTTCCGGTCATTACCTCTTGGTTTACCCTGTATGCTGACCGGAATGTGATCTACTTTTTCTTTTATTTTGTGCTGGGAGCGGCAGCCGGGATGAACGTCAAGCGTTGGAATGCATGGGTAACCAAAGCACAAATGATATACTGGCCGTTGTTTATCGTAATTACTGGCTACTTGCTGTATGAGATGATCGGTCAGTTCCAGACACCGCAAGGTACAGTTCTTTCCTTTAACTATTTGTCTCTGCTGCGTCCGGTCATGGCTGTATATTGCGTCGCGTCTATTTTTGTAGCTTATCGGGTAGCGACGTGGATTGCTCATAAGGGGGGACGTGCGGCGAGTATGCTGACGGCCATCGGAACGTTGTCCTATGGAGCGTATCTCATGCATGCCTTTATGCTGCGTGTGACCTATTATTTTGACGAGACGTTGTTTGCAGACTGGAGCCACGTTCTTCGTATGCTGGCTTCATTCGTTCTCTGTATGATCTTTTCCGTTGCCGGAACATGGCTGCTGGCACGTTTGCCTCTGGGCAAATGGATCGTGGGGCTTCGGGTTCGTCCTCGCCCGACTGGGAGTCCGCCAGCCGTACAAAAGCAAGCTTGA
- a CDS encoding Gfo/Idh/MocA family protein, with amino-acid sequence MGRKLKWGILGTAEIAQIAVIPAIQQSERGEVLGIASRNADKAAEAAREFDIPKSYGSYDELLADPEIGAVYIPLPNHLHEEWTIRAAEAGKHVLCEKPSSLSSAGTSRMIEACQRAGVIFAEAFMYRYHPKHRRIKEIINSGEIGDIRGIHCTFTFNNTDQADNVRFNKNMGGGSLYDVGVYPISAARMYLDREPEAVTVHALFSPEHDNVDMMASGLLEFPGGINLTFDCGMWAANRSNMEILGSKGTIAMPKMFGWERTSVVPQIFVHVGSVTREERLKGFNSFELQADAFAKAVLDGVPLPYEPEDAVSNMKVIDACIESARSRKRIEIG; translated from the coding sequence ATGGGTAGAAAGCTGAAATGGGGAATTTTAGGCACTGCGGAGATCGCCCAAATCGCTGTAATTCCTGCGATTCAGCAATCCGAACGCGGAGAAGTGCTTGGGATTGCTAGTCGTAATGCGGATAAAGCCGCTGAGGCCGCCCGGGAGTTCGATATTCCAAAAAGTTATGGAAGCTATGATGAACTGTTGGCTGATCCCGAAATCGGAGCGGTGTACATTCCGTTGCCAAACCATCTGCATGAAGAGTGGACCATTCGGGCGGCGGAGGCTGGGAAGCACGTTTTGTGTGAAAAACCATCTTCTCTTAGCTCGGCCGGTACAAGCCGCATGATTGAAGCATGTCAACGTGCAGGAGTGATCTTTGCAGAGGCTTTTATGTATCGTTATCATCCCAAACATCGAAGAATTAAGGAAATTATCAATAGTGGGGAAATTGGTGACATTCGCGGCATCCATTGCACGTTTACGTTTAACAATACCGATCAGGCAGATAATGTGCGCTTTAATAAAAACATGGGCGGCGGCTCGCTATATGATGTGGGTGTCTATCCGATATCAGCCGCTCGTATGTATTTGGATCGGGAGCCGGAGGCAGTGACGGTACATGCCTTATTTTCCCCGGAGCATGACAACGTCGATATGATGGCTTCCGGCTTGCTGGAATTTCCGGGTGGAATCAATCTTACTTTCGATTGTGGCATGTGGGCAGCCAATCGTTCCAACATGGAAATTCTCGGTAGCAAGGGTACGATTGCGATGCCCAAAATGTTCGGCTGGGAAAGAACGTCTGTGGTACCGCAAATTTTCGTCCACGTCGGTTCGGTTACGCGTGAGGAACGTCTGAAAGGTTTTAATTCTTTTGAACTGCAAGCGGATGCTTTTGCTAAAGCAGTGCTTGACGGTGTCCCGTTGCCGTATGAGCCAGAAGATGCGGTGAGC
- a CDS encoding general stress protein: MANNLNDYNEKKIVGVFDTEQEASRAIGQLQSKGIPSSEISVITRDRDELRTISEETGTKAPEGVATGAATGGVVGGVAGLLAGIGALAIPGIGPILAAGPIAATLTGAAVGAGAGGLVGGLVGLGIPEDDARQYETYVDQGKILVLVDSADHNRDVYDIFRTNRSLNADRYRTYDDTLADTPRTDAYTDTRRNL; the protein is encoded by the coding sequence ATGGCTAATAACTTAAACGATTATAATGAAAAGAAGATTGTTGGTGTTTTTGATACAGAGCAGGAAGCATCTCGTGCGATAGGACAATTGCAGAGCAAAGGAATCCCAAGCAGTGAAATTTCTGTGATCACCCGTGACCGTGACGAGTTGAGGACGATTAGTGAAGAGACAGGCACCAAAGCACCGGAGGGTGTAGCGACCGGTGCGGCTACCGGCGGCGTTGTAGGCGGCGTTGCTGGGTTGCTGGCGGGCATCGGGGCCTTGGCTATTCCAGGTATCGGACCAATCCTCGCTGCTGGACCTATCGCGGCTACCCTTACCGGAGCAGCTGTCGGAGCGGGAGCAGGTGGCTTGGTCGGTGGACTGGTCGGGCTGGGTATTCCGGAAGATGATGCACGTCAATACGAGACTTACGTCGATCAGGGCAAGATTTTAGTGCTGGTGGACTCCGCTGACCATAACAGGGATGTTTATGATATTTTCCGCACCAACCGTTCGCTGAATGCGGATCGTTACAGAACGTATGATGATACGTTGGCAGACACGCCGCGTACAGATGCATACACAGATACGAGAAGGAACCTGTAA
- a CDS encoding helix-turn-helix transcriptional regulator, producing the protein MAFMISQRAFIKIYLITMVERHRGYGYQMLESMKDEFSGFGYVPPQSEVYRALHELVQEGVFYRTKRLKGTDPRVDFQEIVLYHFTDDGEEKARLYKKQVKADLDRCLGMLHKAEQDNYS; encoded by the coding sequence ATGGCGTTTATGATATCCCAGCGGGCTTTTATCAAAATTTATCTGATCACAATGGTGGAGAGGCATCGCGGTTATGGATATCAGATGCTCGAATCGATGAAGGATGAGTTTAGTGGGTTTGGATATGTTCCGCCTCAGAGCGAAGTTTACCGGGCGCTGCATGAGCTGGTACAGGAAGGCGTTTTTTACCGTACCAAGCGATTGAAAGGAACAGACCCGCGCGTGGATTTTCAGGAGATTGTACTCTATCACTTTACAGATGATGGGGAGGAGAAAGCCCGACTGTACAAGAAGCAGGTCAAAGCTGATTTGGACCGTTGCTTAGGTATGCTGCACAAAGCGGAACAAGACAACTATTCCTAA